The genomic segment AATTATAGATCACGGGAACGGAAACGTTCGGATTCTCATCCCAGATACCGAAGGCCTTGATAATTTCCAAGGGAATAAGAGGGAGTTCCTCGATCGGATTTTCTTTTGAAACCCCGATTTCAATCAGATTGGATTCGGGAGTGTGAACATGTAGAGAACATCCCATCTCGGGGAATGCCTTATAGACCGCCCTGTGGATGGAGGTCTCCGCAGAAGGCTTTAGGCCTTCTCTGCCTTTCCAGCCTTCCCTTACCTTGCCCGTTTGGATATCCACGGGCAGGAAGTCCTTGCGAGTGAGTTTATTTTTATCTAGTCCGCTTCCGCTGACCCAGAATAGGGAAGAATCTTTCTCGTCCTTGACGGATAGATTGCCGGCAGTACCCGGCATCCATCCTTTGGAATGATACAGAACTCCCGACTCCGCCAAGCGGGTGAGAATTTTCTTTTGGGACATTTTTTAGACTAGAGCTGTAGTTTCTTCTACGTAATTCGGAACCCAGCCGCTCATATCTTGGAAGTAGCGAACCGCTTTGATTCTCTTGTTTTCGTCCAGAGTGAACCAATGGTTGGTATTTTTAGGAACGGAAATGAAATCGTTCTTAAAGACTTTGACCAGGAATTTCTCTCCGCCTAAGGCGAAACCGAAGACTCCGGAACCGTCCACGATATATCGAACTTCGTCGTCCGTATGATAATGGACTTTGTCGAACTTGGCGAGCATCTCTCCCAGACCGGGAACATCGGGGTGTAGAACGATCAGGTCTCTGGATTGGTATCCTTCCTTTTCCTTCAATACTTCGAAACGATAGTCCAGATTTTTGAGAAGAGTTTCTTTTTCCTCGTCCACTAACACTTGCTTGTCAGTGAGAGACTTGGACTCCTCCGGTACGAGCCAATGATCGTAGAGGACTCCTCTCTTTTCTAAGAAAGATTTTACTTCCGCATTGTCTGTGATTTCCGGAAGACCGGGTTTTTGGACGATGGTAGCCATTGTATTCTCCTTTGGGTGTGTGTTCCTTTTAAACTGCCCGACAAATCGGACTCCGCACCCTCAAGCGGTAGTCTCCCCCCTCCCCGGCATTTGTATCCTAACCGAGGAAAGGTTTTCTGTCCAGTATGGAATTATTTATTCACTCGCTCTACGTAAGTGAGATCTCTCAAGTCTATCTTGATCGTATCCCCTTGCTTGATAAAGATGGGAACGTTGATCTCTCCTCCGGTTTCCACGGTCACTCTTTTCAAGGCCGTTCCGGAAGTGTCTCCCTTTAAACCTTCTTCTGCATAAGTGACTGCAAGAACCGCAAAATTGGGAGGAGTTACGCCTATGGGTTTTCCTTCGTAAAAGGAAACTTCCATAGGAGTCTCTTCTTTCAAGAAAGGAAGAATATCTTCCAAGTATTCCTTGGATACGGGAAGCTGCTCGAAGTCGTTGGTATCCATGAAGATGATATCATCCCCTTCGGAATAGCAGATAGTCATCTGTCTCTTTTCCAATTCCACGGATTCCAGCTTTTCGGCAGCTTTAAAAGTTCTTTCGATGGAGCTGTTTCGAACCAGGTTCTTCAATTTCGTGCGAATGAAGGCGGACCCTTTGCCAGGATTCACGAATTCGCTTCTAACTACGGAGTATAGTTCCCCTTCTACTTTGAGAACCATGCCTTTTTTAACTTCGGTAATGCCTAAGTTCATAAACGACCTAAAATAAAGATTACGCTCCTTCTATATCTTTGTGGGAAGACGCGGTGTCAAGCGATGTAATGGACCGTTATTTGTAATATTTCTAGGCCAAAATCAGTTCGACTTTTCCCCCTCCAAAAAGAGGATCCCGATTGGAAAAGATTTCCGGAGAACCCTTTGTTGATGAAAAAAAGACTGATCCTATCAATCATCCTATTCCTGAGCTGGGGAATGGCGAATTGCAAAAAAGAGACCCTACGAATCACCGGGTCCGAAACGATGCATACTCTATTGAACGTTGTGGCAAGCGGCTATGCCCAAAAGAACTCGAACGTAAAAGTGGAAGTACTGGGCGGAGGCTCTTTCGAAGGTATCGAAAAGCTATTCGAAGGCCAGACGGATATCGCGGCCTCTTCCCGCCCCCTCACTCCCGAAGAGCAAACCCAATTCGAGAGAAAAGGAAAATTCGAGAATGTGCTCATTGCATACGACGGAATTGCTGTGGTGGTGAATCCTAAAAACGAGGTGACCAATATCACGTTAGAGCAGGTTTCCAAAATATTCTCCGGAGAAGCCAAAGACTGGTCCCAGGTAGGAGGCAAGCCCGGCCCCATTCATGTTCTACTTCGTAACGATAAGAGCGGAACGGCGGCCTACTTCGAAACTCATATCCTGAGACAAAAGGACCTAGGAGACAAGGCTTATCAGGAAAATAAGAAGAAGGAGTTCCTAACCGAGGCAAAGACAGTCTCAGATAACGACGTGATGGCCGACGAGATTCAAAAAGATCCGAACGCGATCGGATTCATGGGAATGGGCAGCGCTCAGATCCAAAATAAGGGTAAGGTCAAATCCCTATTTTATTCCAAGACGGGAAAAGATCCATTCGTGGAACCTAATGTGAATAATGTTTCGAACAGATCCTACAAGCTGTCTAGAGGGCTTTATCTCTTTTATCTTTCGGATAGAGGAAAGAAAATCGATGAATTCGTGACCTATATCACTTCGGAAGAAGGACAGGCGCTCGTTCTGAAAAGCGGTTATCTTAGATCCACCTTAAGTACCGTCGAAGTAGAGGCGCAAGCCAAGAAGCCTTAAAAACCTATTTTTTCCCGAAAAAAGGTTGCTTTGTCGGTTTTTACTTCGTCAAAGTAAGAGTTGATTATGAAACGGATCGGGCTATTATCTCTGGTTGTTTTTATCTCGGTGGCCCTGGTCTCCGAGATTGTAGCTAGGGATTTCAGCTCTAAACCGGCTTTAACGATCATAAAAAAAAGCCGGATCCAAACGTTTCGAGACGGGAACTCACAAGCGCTTCCCTCCCTTTTCTCTTCTTCCGAAGAAGATAAGGGTTGGGGGTTTGGCGCAGAGCCATTGTTTCACTCTCCACTCGGTGCCTGTCTTGGGGCCTTAGTCTCTCTCTCCGAATGGGATTTTCCCCGTCACACTCTCGCACATCGCTATCTTTTTCTCCCCCCTCCGGCCTGACCGGTGTAATTCTGTAAGGCCCTCAGGGGAGACTATTCCCGGAGATACCGTGCGGTTTCGGGCAAAAATTCCAAACGGTAATATATATAGCGGGAACCCCGCTCATCCTTCTCCTAAGTCTCCAACCTTAAACCGATGAGCGCATCTTCCCCGAGGTTTATATAAATAAAATTCTTAGAACGGAAACTCTACGCAGGTTTCCGTTTTTTTTATGCAGATACTCGGTTGACTGGACAAGTAGGGCTGGGATTCCATAAGCAGAGGCGCATTCCACTGGACCCGAATTCAGTACAAACCCTAAGACCTTCCGTTCCGGACTCCCAATGGTTGGATTGGAAATGGCAGATCCAAAATCGGATCAAGGACGAAGTCGAACTTTCTTCCTACTTACATCCAAGCGAGGAAGAAAGAGAAGCGCTGGAACGTTCCTCCGAGCTCTTTCGTTTTTCCAGTACTCCTTATTATCTTAGCCTCGTGGATCGTGATGATCCTAGCTGTCCGATCCGAATGCAGGTCATTCCCCGCACCGACGAACTAGTTAAAAGGCCCTGGGACAGAGAAGATCCTCTAGCGGAAGAATCGCATATGCCCGTAAAAGGGGTCACTCATAGATACCCGGACAGAGCACTCTGGTACCTATCTCACGTATGCGCTGTTTATTGCAGATTCTGCACCAGGAAGAGAAAAGTCTCCCGCTCCGAAGGAACGCCCGGCTTGGAAGATTGGCAAGAGGCCTTGGAATATTTCCGGACTCATCCGGAGATCAAGGAAGTCATTCTCTCAGGAGGAGACCCATTGAATCTTTCCGACTCCAAGCTGGATTATCTGTTGGGAGAACTCAGATCCATTCCCCATATCAATCAAATCCGAATCCACAGCCGCTACCCCGTCACGTTACCCATGAGAATCACAAGCGAACTAGCTGCCGTTCTCAAAAAGCATTTCCCGATCTATCTAGTAACCCACTTCAATCACCCCAAGGAGCTGACCGAACTCGCCCGGGAAAGGATCGCCCTTTTAGTAAAGGAAGGAGCGGCCAATGTATTGAACCAAAACGTACTACTACGAGGGGTGAACGATTCCGTGGAGACTCTCACGGAACTATTCTACGGACTCACAAGAATCGGGATCAAACCGTATTATCTACACCATTGCGACGAGGTATTCGGCTCCTCTCATTTTCGGGTACCGTTGGAAGAAGGAGTAGAACTCATGAAACGGATCCGGGGCAGGATCAGCGGACTCTCCGTGCCTCTCTATGTAGTGGATCTGACGGGAGGAGGAGGAAAAGTACCTCTACCTTCCAATTATCTGGAAGAAACCAGGCCTTCGTCTTACGTATTCAGAAACTATAAGGGAGACCTTTATGAAATCGGCTATTAGCCTTTTAAGCCTCGTACTATTCTTATCCTTCTGCAAGACCCCGGAAGAGAAACCGACTGCGGTTATCGCGGAAAACCCGGCCGTTCTCCGATTGAATTACGACGTGGTCTATAATACGGGAGGGAACGCCGCACTATTAAACTCCGGAAGACTATTTGCCAGGGGCTTATTCTACGAATGCAAGGTGACGGACACCGCCTCTAGTTTCGAGACCTTTAGAGCTTCTTCCTACACCGAGGACAATTCCAACGATTTCCGACAGTTGGTTTCCGAATCCGAACAGACGAAATTAAACGACCGGCAATTCCAATATTTTTCCATGGGAGAAAGCTCCAGGGCTACGGTATTCTCCGGATGTTCGAAAAAATCCTCGGCCGAACGCTGTTATATTCGTTGGGAATGGCAGAAAGAGGCTTTCATATTCGTATTCGAAACGGAATTGGAAAATAAGAAAGGCCTGGGCTCCGCAGCGCTCGGGAAAGAATTTCATGAATTCGTAAGTAGAGGAATAAAAGCGTATTAGAGGGTATTTTCTTGACCGAATTGGATCCGGAAAGTAGCGTATCCGTCGGGGACGAGGTCTCAGAGGAAAACTATACATGTGGCTGAAACTGGGAGATACCGAAGTGATCAACTTGGATTATATCTCCTCGATCAAAAAGAATCCGGGGGCGAATTCGATCGAAATCACCTACCACGATTTCAACCACGTTAAATCCCTTCCTTTTGGAGACGCAGAAGATAGGGACAGAGCTTATAAGGCGATCTTGGAGAACCTCTCCAGAATGCGTTTATTCTTCGAATGATCTCTTCCTTATTCCCCGGGAGCGAGAGCGAGTTACAAATGGAACGAATCAAGGAAAATCTTTCAAGCGTCTCCTCACTCAAACCTTTCGAACTCATATTTTTCGGATCCAGACAAAGAGGAGAAGGAGACGAATCCTCCGACTTTAATTTCCTGGTCCTTGCCGATCCCACGGACCAGCTCAAAGGAAATTTCATCCGAGAAATCAATCGGGCGATGGAGCCCTTGCAGGCCCAGGGCCAGGTCAATCTTCTCTCCGCAGATTGGGACGGGTTCAGAAACCGTATGCGTAGTTTCGATCCGGGGGCTATCCATGTCTGCGAATTGGGAGAACCTTATTTCGGTTCCGAGTATTTTCCCATCATCAAGGAAGAATGGGAAAAAATGAAATCGGAACCGGTAGACTCCGTGGCCGCTGGAAAATACTTACGCAAACGCTATCGTTTTTACAAAGGGATCGTACCCAGAAACACCAAAGAAGACGTGGTTCGTATGGAGAGATTACTCGCAGTCTATCTCCAGAATTGGATGTTCCGACACATCGAGGACCTAAGCGTTGCCGAGATCGTGAATTCGGATATCCCTTCCCGAATCGGCCCCATGTTCCGAGGGTTGTATTCCAAGGAAGTCAGAGGCAATACCTTGGAATTGCTGGATCTATACGAAGAAGTTCTAAAATTAAAAAAGGAATTGAGATCCCCTTCCTCTCCTTTTTCCGTGGACCGTTTCAACCAGCTGAAAGAAACCCTCCGCTTCGAAGAAAAAGAAATCAGAATCCTAAAATTGAATTATTGAGGGCCGCCTCCTTGAATCCTTTGCAGGCTCAGGATTCAAGGACCGGGCTGCTACGTGTTCGCTTTCGCTCATCCGGGCAAAGCCCGGACTAAAGCACTTCGCGTC from the Leptospira wolffii serovar Khorat str. Khorat-H2 genome contains:
- the mtnB gene encoding methylthioribulose 1-phosphate dehydratase, coding for MSQKKILTRLAESGVLYHSKGWMPGTAGNLSVKDEKDSSLFWVSGSGLDKNKLTRKDFLPVDIQTGKVREGWKGREGLKPSAETSIHRAVYKAFPEMGCSLHVHTPESNLIEIGVSKENPIEELPLIPLEIIKAFGIWDENPNVSVPVIYNYPLVQEISDHLEKYLTETKPRVPFCIIEKHGITVWGKDLVQANRHLEAADFLLKVRAMSK
- a CDS encoding 1,2-dihydroxy-3-keto-5-methylthiopentene dioxygenase — translated: MATIVQKPGLPEITDNAEVKSFLEKRGVLYDHWLVPEESKSLTDKQVLVDEEKETLLKNLDYRFEVLKEKEGYQSRDLIVLHPDVPGLGEMLAKFDKVHYHTDDEVRYIVDGSGVFGFALGGEKFLVKVFKNDFISVPKNTNHWFTLDENKRIKAVRYFQDMSGWVPNYVEETTALV
- the efp gene encoding elongation factor P, translated to MNLGITEVKKGMVLKVEGELYSVVRSEFVNPGKGSAFIRTKLKNLVRNSSIERTFKAAEKLESVELEKRQMTICYSEGDDIIFMDTNDFEQLPVSKEYLEDILPFLKEETPMEVSFYEGKPIGVTPPNFAVLAVTYAEEGLKGDTSGTALKRVTVETGGEINVPIFIKQGDTIKIDLRDLTYVERVNK
- a CDS encoding phosphate ABC transporter substrate-binding protein yields the protein MKKRLILSIILFLSWGMANCKKETLRITGSETMHTLLNVVASGYAQKNSNVKVEVLGGGSFEGIEKLFEGQTDIAASSRPLTPEEQTQFERKGKFENVLIAYDGIAVVVNPKNEVTNITLEQVSKIFSGEAKDWSQVGGKPGPIHVLLRNDKSGTAAYFETHILRQKDLGDKAYQENKKKEFLTEAKTVSDNDVMADEIQKDPNAIGFMGMGSAQIQNKGKVKSLFYSKTGKDPFVEPNVNNVSNRSYKLSRGLYLFYLSDRGKKIDEFVTYITSEEGQALVLKSGYLRSTLSTVEVEAQAKKP
- a CDS encoding KamA family radical SAM protein, coding for MDPNSVQTLRPSVPDSQWLDWKWQIQNRIKDEVELSSYLHPSEEEREALERSSELFRFSSTPYYLSLVDRDDPSCPIRMQVIPRTDELVKRPWDREDPLAEESHMPVKGVTHRYPDRALWYLSHVCAVYCRFCTRKRKVSRSEGTPGLEDWQEALEYFRTHPEIKEVILSGGDPLNLSDSKLDYLLGELRSIPHINQIRIHSRYPVTLPMRITSELAAVLKKHFPIYLVTHFNHPKELTELARERIALLVKEGAANVLNQNVLLRGVNDSVETLTELFYGLTRIGIKPYYLHHCDEVFGSSHFRVPLEEGVELMKRIRGRISGLSVPLYVVDLTGGGGKVPLPSNYLEETRPSSYVFRNYKGDLYEIGY